In one Thermaerobacter sp. PB12/4term genomic region, the following are encoded:
- a CDS encoding metalloregulator ArsR/SmtB family transcription factor, which translates to MDALRESTWAGTGEPAGAEATCARFEPHGDQVAVLRARVTEVAGLAGLFQALADETRTRILYLLSLSELCVCDLAAVLDLSLPAVSHHLRLLKAMRLVRSRREGRNVYYSLADDHVLRLIQVAQEHYAEER; encoded by the coding sequence ATGGACGCCCTCAGGGAATCCACCTGGGCGGGAACCGGCGAGCCGGCCGGCGCGGAAGCGACCTGCGCCCGCTTCGAACCCCATGGAGACCAGGTGGCGGTCCTGCGCGCCCGCGTGACCGAGGTGGCCGGCCTGGCCGGCCTGTTTCAGGCGCTGGCCGACGAGACCCGCACCCGCATCCTGTACCTCTTGTCCCTGAGCGAGCTGTGCGTCTGCGACCTGGCGGCCGTTCTGGACCTGTCCCTGCCCGCCGTCTCCCACCACCTGCGGCTGCTCAAGGCCATGCGCCTGGTCAGGAGCCGGCGGGAGGGGCGCAACGTCTACTACTCCCTGGCCGACGACCACGTGCTGCGCCTCATCCAGGTAGCCCAGGAACACTACGCCGAGGAGCGGTGA
- a CDS encoding extracellular solute-binding protein, translated as MPPRTNRRQTPGGPPAGRQRWQRLALVIGVAALLVVAAGALALWRQRQGDPWARYRPVPLDPGKTYEIVLWETEMPVAVLPDPLRLPGGPSPEPRAPGAAGPGGGFSAAGGPGTGSAEPVPAQPPAGQNPAGAAGSPGPSGAAGQPGPTAPPGAGESGSSPSSEAGLGAGAEPGRRGGPPPVPPLAEPGPFTHREYLQQALAAFARQFPNIRVRVEWIPASEAQDRLQRALADGKPPDVFGGWGSALLVRHPLQVPLDPYLSRAERRWYNPTALLLYQADRRSWVWPRWVAPHTWWVAAARLRAAGLDPNALLLAGWTYADVDRLAGLAGPPSAGDSGAAGAGEAPAGRAQGSQPPASQPPEPPSPGDRPVLTLWAARPDLPLEQLLRVRGLAAPLAPSGAVIWAGPEGRAALAWLERLRSQQRLHAVAGDGVAEWLAEGDLAGPAGGFTPALARWLLERYAGLVPRQPEEPAPRPGVVAVPPLVADRGSGTSAVPERWPVPPAPRVDAGGRLVGGIPDPADPRRLDPLVPPGFDGLVLLPPPVPAGAPRPALLETGGLMVFRQNRYRGDDHTQAAVELARFLSRWRTDVLTRRLLAVPADVTSLAAWRATSPLPAVYRQQLEHLALGVWNQNARGRWQRMAVTYPTAPGAPGPEHRDVARQVRPPLAAFWAGKAGASQVIQSWGGAAAPQGDGSGEDDRGEPGEPPSRR; from the coding sequence ATGCCACCGCGGACGAACCGGCGCCAGACGCCTGGGGGGCCACCCGCCGGGCGGCAACGCTGGCAGCGCCTGGCCCTGGTGATCGGGGTGGCGGCCCTGCTGGTGGTAGCCGCCGGGGCCCTCGCCCTCTGGCGGCAGCGCCAGGGTGATCCCTGGGCCAGGTACCGTCCCGTCCCTCTGGACCCCGGTAAGACCTACGAGATTGTGCTCTGGGAGACGGAGATGCCCGTGGCCGTCCTGCCCGATCCCCTGCGGCTGCCCGGAGGACCCAGCCCCGAGCCCCGGGCCCCGGGCGCCGCAGGACCGGGGGGCGGCTTCAGCGCAGCCGGCGGTCCTGGAACCGGCTCGGCGGAACCGGTTCCGGCCCAGCCTCCCGCCGGACAAAACCCCGCCGGCGCGGCCGGCTCCCCCGGCCCGTCCGGCGCGGCGGGGCAGCCCGGCCCCACGGCGCCACCGGGAGCGGGCGAGTCCGGCTCTTCTCCTTCCTCCGAAGCCGGGCTAGGGGCGGGAGCCGAACCCGGCCGGCGGGGCGGCCCGCCGCCGGTTCCACCCCTTGCGGAGCCGGGTCCTTTCACCCACCGCGAGTACCTCCAGCAGGCCCTGGCGGCCTTCGCCCGCCAGTTCCCCAACATCCGGGTGCGGGTGGAGTGGATCCCTGCCTCCGAGGCGCAGGACCGCCTGCAGCGGGCCCTGGCCGACGGCAAGCCGCCCGACGTCTTCGGCGGGTGGGGCAGCGCCCTGCTGGTGCGCCACCCCCTCCAGGTGCCGCTGGACCCCTACCTCAGCCGGGCCGAGCGCCGCTGGTACAACCCCACGGCGCTGCTGCTCTACCAGGCGGACCGGCGCAGCTGGGTCTGGCCCCGCTGGGTGGCGCCCCACACCTGGTGGGTGGCTGCGGCCCGGCTGCGGGCGGCGGGACTCGACCCCAACGCGCTGCTGCTGGCGGGCTGGACGTATGCCGATGTCGATCGCCTGGCCGGGCTGGCGGGCCCGCCCTCAGCCGGTGATTCGGGCGCGGCCGGAGCGGGCGAGGCACCGGCAGGCCGGGCGCAGGGATCGCAGCCACCGGCATCGCAGCCGCCGGAACCCCCATCGCCGGGAGACCGGCCCGTCCTCACCCTGTGGGCAGCCCGGCCGGATCTGCCCCTGGAGCAGCTCCTGCGGGTACGCGGCCTGGCGGCGCCTCTAGCGCCCTCGGGCGCCGTGATCTGGGCGGGACCGGAGGGCCGGGCGGCTCTGGCGTGGCTGGAGCGGCTTCGGTCCCAGCAGCGGCTGCACGCCGTAGCAGGCGACGGGGTGGCGGAGTGGCTGGCCGAGGGCGACCTGGCGGGACCCGCCGGCGGGTTCACCCCGGCCCTGGCCCGCTGGCTGCTGGAGCGTTATGCCGGCCTGGTGCCGCGCCAGCCGGAGGAACCGGCCCCCCGGCCCGGGGTGGTGGCGGTGCCGCCTCTGGTGGCGGACCGCGGTAGCGGTACCTCCGCCGTCCCCGAGCGCTGGCCCGTTCCTCCGGCTCCGCGGGTCGATGCCGGCGGCCGCCTGGTGGGCGGCATCCCGGACCCGGCGGATCCCCGGCGCCTGGACCCGCTGGTTCCACCCGGCTTCGACGGGCTGGTGCTCTTGCCGCCGCCCGTTCCCGCAGGAGCGCCGCGGCCGGCCTTGCTGGAAACCGGGGGACTCATGGTCTTCCGGCAGAACCGGTACCGGGGCGACGATCACACGCAAGCGGCCGTCGAGCTGGCCCGGTTCCTCAGCCGCTGGCGCACCGACGTGCTCACCCGCCGGCTGCTGGCGGTACCGGCCGATGTCACCTCCCTGGCCGCCTGGCGGGCTACCAGCCCCCTGCCGGCGGTCTACCGGCAGCAGCTGGAGCACCTGGCGCTGGGCGTATGGAACCAGAACGCCCGGGGCCGCTGGCAGCGCATGGCCGTCACCTACCCCACAGCCCCCGGTGCGCCGGGGCCTGAGCACCGGGATGTGGCGCGGCAGGTTCGCCCGCCGCTGGCCGCCTTCTGGGCGGGCAAGGCCGGGGCGTCCCAGGTGATCCAGTCCTGGGGCGGGGCCGCGGCGCCCCAGGGGGACGGCAGCGGGGAGGACGATCGCGGGGAACCCGGCGAACCACCTTCCCGGCGCTGA
- a CDS encoding L,D-transpeptidase family protein yields MLAGLVLAGALLWVGGHQAGGGLAGAGPVCGEQEGARSAYWRFARWWRSVAGLALQGGQAVAASGGDVLIVIDIDRRQLTVYRDGVPVKTFPVAAGRPGEPSPVGEWRVTDIAHWPGGPFGARWFGLSAPWGSYGIHGTNNPGSIGTYASLGCIRMFNEDVMTLDDLVQVGTPVKITGTTEVYYRLPAYRRGDVGQDVVLLQLALRATGFDPGVADGVYGGVTEKAVAEAEWWFGLHPDGTADMALQRLVGFRP; encoded by the coding sequence ATGCTGGCGGGCCTGGTGCTGGCCGGCGCCCTCCTCTGGGTGGGCGGGCACCAGGCCGGAGGGGGCTTGGCGGGGGCCGGTCCCGTCTGCGGCGAGCAGGAAGGGGCCCGCAGCGCCTACTGGCGGTTTGCCCGCTGGTGGCGATCGGTGGCGGGACTTGCCCTGCAGGGCGGGCAGGCGGTGGCCGCCTCCGGCGGCGACGTGCTGATCGTGATCGATATCGACCGGCGCCAGCTGACGGTTTACCGCGACGGGGTGCCGGTCAAGACCTTCCCGGTGGCCGCGGGCCGGCCCGGCGAGCCGTCGCCCGTGGGCGAGTGGCGGGTGACGGACATCGCCCACTGGCCGGGCGGCCCCTTTGGCGCCCGCTGGTTCGGCCTCAGCGCCCCCTGGGGGTCGTACGGGATCCACGGGACCAACAACCCCGGCTCCATCGGCACCTATGCCAGCCTCGGCTGCATCCGCATGTTCAACGAAGACGTGATGACCCTGGACGACCTGGTCCAGGTGGGGACCCCGGTCAAGATCACCGGCACCACCGAGGTCTACTACCGCCTGCCCGCCTACCGGCGGGGGGACGTGGGCCAGGATGTGGTGCTGCTGCAGCTGGCGCTGCGGGCCACGGGGTTCGACCCCGGGGTGGCCGACGGCGTCTACGGCGGTGTCACGGAGAAGGCCGTGGCCGAAGCGGAGTGGTGGTTCGGCCTCCACCCCGACGGCACGGCGGACATGGCCCTGCAGCGGCTGGTGGGTTTCCGGCCGTGA
- a CDS encoding patatin-like phospholipase family protein — protein sequence MNRGHGSGLLGVALGGGGLRGLAHVGVMRALQEAGYSPDIVTGTSSGAILAALWACGWSPAQMEDVARRLRSAELYDSNLTWGSALAVLAQVLGLRWRPRRPVPQGMLQGQKLERLIGLWTRGIRLEQLERPVAIMAADVRSGRAAVFCPPAYRERVERAMPGAIVLDKGSLAAAVRASTAIPGIFEPKRLGPYLLVDGAVKDKVPAEAARALGAQVVLAVDVSVRQRREPAGLLDFLGQAFDLMARDLAAFKLERFADLVVQPDLPDVELTDLHRVPECIEAGARALREALKDLQRLLHPAPADAASGEALT from the coding sequence ATGAACAGGGGGCACGGATCCGGCCTGTTGGGTGTCGCCCTGGGCGGGGGCGGCCTGCGGGGCCTGGCCCACGTCGGGGTGATGCGGGCCCTCCAGGAAGCCGGCTACTCGCCGGACATCGTCACCGGCACCTCCAGCGGCGCCATCCTGGCCGCCCTCTGGGCTTGCGGCTGGAGCCCCGCCCAGATGGAAGACGTGGCCCGGCGCCTGCGGTCGGCCGAGCTCTACGATTCCAACCTCACCTGGGGTTCGGCGCTGGCCGTGCTGGCTCAGGTGCTGGGCTTGCGCTGGCGGCCCCGGCGGCCGGTTCCTCAGGGCATGCTGCAGGGCCAGAAGCTGGAGCGCCTCATCGGCCTCTGGACCCGCGGCATCCGGCTGGAGCAGCTGGAGCGGCCGGTGGCGATCATGGCGGCCGACGTGCGCTCGGGCCGGGCGGCGGTCTTCTGCCCGCCCGCCTACCGGGAACGGGTCGAACGGGCCATGCCCGGCGCCATCGTGCTGGACAAGGGGAGCCTGGCCGCGGCCGTTCGGGCCAGCACCGCCATTCCGGGGATTTTCGAACCCAAGCGCCTGGGACCGTACCTCCTGGTGGACGGTGCCGTCAAGGACAAGGTGCCGGCAGAGGCGGCCCGGGCCCTGGGCGCCCAGGTGGTCCTGGCGGTCGACGTGTCGGTGCGGCAGCGCCGCGAACCCGCGGGCCTGCTGGACTTTCTGGGGCAGGCCTTCGACCTCATGGCCCGGGACCTGGCAGCCTTCAAGCTGGAGCGGTTCGCCGACCTGGTGGTCCAGCCCGATCTGCCGGATGTGGAACTGACCGACCTGCACCGGGTGCCCGAGTGCATCGAGGCCGGTGCCCGGGCCCTCCGGGAGGCGCTGAAGGACCTGCAGCGGCTGCTGCACCCCGCCCCCGCCGACGCGGCGTCGGGGGAAGCGCTGACCTGA
- the spoIIP gene encoding stage II sporulation protein P has protein sequence MGARPTGAGLTGCVRTGMDWDPRIQGVGRALLAGTTALLIGLAILVLLGVTHQVLDRMRLSKTAALVLLGLMIAGTFLPEVSLGPRVSVDLGGALVPAAVAIYLLVTADHAFERRRALVASLWTAAAVYASDWFLPSDPGGGRWWLMDPLWAPVVVAAVFGYLAGRSRRSAFIAATLGVLLVDLIGAVTGSLRGIPGAWANLGGGGVLDAVVLAGVGAVTLAELVGETREWLARRAPWRRGAARSVARPPVAEAGQPAAPSAAASWLLAALAVGVVATTAWLGPRFQNPAGDELFDTHMELREIGTERLLLASARIMMAGDIWIDAADRWYRIVRVDGRTAYARALLPPADGTLAGEPGLPNLDSLAAPPPALFSPWRLAPPGMVPDPWGAVPGGSEPGPVGAAAGLGGWGPGPRPGPASLAAALPLGALFQKVVDPAPVRPTPRGEGLIGIYHTHNDESYIPTDGTHSVEGRGGIHKVGDVLGRELAQHGFRVVKSEALHLPHDRGAYRRSRRTALKMMPKNPLVLLDVHRDATPPEFYREVVKGQPVTQIRLVVGRENPFRRTNLAFARRLKAEADRSFPGLVKGIYYGRGNYNQDLGPRTLLLEVGAHTNSRIRAERGAAMFATVLDRTLARRSR, from the coding sequence ATGGGAGCGCGCCCAACGGGAGCGGGCCTAACGGGCTGCGTGCGCACCGGCATGGATTGGGATCCCAGGATCCAGGGGGTGGGGCGGGCCTTGCTGGCGGGAACGACGGCGCTGCTCATCGGACTGGCCATTCTGGTGCTGCTGGGCGTGACCCACCAGGTACTGGACCGGATGCGGCTCAGCAAGACGGCGGCCCTGGTCCTTCTCGGCCTGATGATCGCGGGCACCTTCCTGCCGGAGGTGTCCCTGGGACCCCGGGTCAGCGTCGACCTGGGCGGGGCCCTGGTCCCGGCGGCCGTCGCCATCTATCTCCTGGTTACGGCCGACCATGCCTTCGAGCGCCGCCGGGCCCTGGTGGCATCCCTGTGGACGGCCGCGGCCGTCTACGCCAGCGACTGGTTCCTCCCCAGCGATCCGGGCGGCGGCCGCTGGTGGCTCATGGACCCCCTGTGGGCTCCGGTGGTGGTGGCGGCCGTCTTCGGATACCTGGCCGGGCGCTCGCGCCGGTCGGCCTTCATCGCCGCAACCCTGGGCGTGCTGCTGGTCGACCTGATCGGCGCGGTCACCGGCAGCCTCCGCGGGATCCCCGGCGCCTGGGCCAACCTGGGGGGCGGCGGGGTGCTGGATGCGGTGGTCCTGGCGGGCGTGGGTGCGGTCACCCTGGCGGAACTGGTCGGGGAGACGCGGGAGTGGCTGGCCCGCCGCGCGCCCTGGCGTCGCGGCGCGGCCCGGTCGGTCGCGCGCCCGCCGGTGGCGGAGGCCGGGCAGCCGGCGGCGCCCTCGGCTGCGGCCTCCTGGCTCCTGGCAGCACTGGCGGTGGGGGTGGTGGCCACCACCGCTTGGCTGGGGCCGCGGTTCCAGAACCCTGCCGGCGACGAGCTCTTCGATACCCACATGGAACTGCGCGAGATCGGGACGGAGCGGCTGCTTCTGGCTTCGGCCCGCATCATGATGGCCGGGGACATCTGGATCGACGCTGCCGACCGTTGGTACCGCATCGTCCGGGTGGACGGCCGCACGGCCTACGCCCGCGCCCTGCTCCCCCCCGCCGACGGGACCCTGGCCGGGGAGCCCGGTCTTCCCAACCTGGACAGCCTTGCCGCGCCGCCGCCCGCCCTCTTCTCCCCCTGGCGGCTCGCCCCGCCGGGAATGGTGCCCGATCCCTGGGGAGCCGTGCCGGGCGGGTCCGAACCAGGCCCGGTCGGCGCTGCGGCAGGCCTGGGCGGGTGGGGGCCCGGCCCCCGGCCGGGACCGGCCTCCCTGGCAGCGGCCCTGCCTCTGGGGGCCCTGTTCCAGAAGGTGGTCGACCCGGCCCCTGTGCGGCCCACTCCCCGGGGCGAGGGGCTCATCGGCATCTACCACACCCATAACGACGAGTCGTACATCCCGACCGACGGGACCCACAGCGTGGAGGGCCGCGGCGGCATCCACAAGGTGGGCGACGTTCTCGGGCGCGAGCTGGCCCAGCACGGCTTCCGGGTGGTGAAGTCCGAGGCGCTGCACCTGCCCCACGACCGGGGAGCCTACCGCCGCTCGCGGCGTACGGCCCTCAAGATGATGCCGAAGAACCCGCTGGTGCTTCTCGACGTGCACCGGGACGCCACGCCGCCCGAGTTCTACCGGGAGGTGGTGAAGGGCCAGCCGGTCACCCAGATCCGGCTGGTGGTCGGGCGGGAGAATCCCTTCCGCCGCACGAACCTGGCCTTTGCGCGCCGGCTCAAGGCCGAGGCCGACCGCAGCTTTCCCGGGCTGGTCAAGGGAATCTACTACGGCCGCGGCAACTACAACCAGGATCTGGGGCCCAGGACCCTGTTGCTGGAGGTCGGCGCCCATACCAACAGCCGGATCCGGGCGGAGCGGGGCGCCGCCATGTTTGCCACGGTTCTCGACCGGACCCTGGCCCGGCGCTCGCGCTAG
- a CDS encoding cytochrome c biogenesis CcdA family protein, with product MGPETQVTAGIALLAGMAYFFSPCVWPLYPAYLALLGGTAGSTQGTGRPGPATAPGALRHPSSRRLAGAAGFVLGLGLVFMATGASLSAAGALLIAYKSVLEKVAGVLIVFFGLQMLGVIRLQWLQREWRPAWAQAPAAGAGGFWPGTLMGAAFGVGWTPCVGPVLGSILLLASSTGTVAQGMLLLAAFTAGFAVPFFTLAVLIDRLQPDRLRRGGPLLRRVEQASGVALVLLGVLVLTGQLAYIASWLWYTLQP from the coding sequence ATGGGTCCGGAAACCCAGGTGACGGCGGGCATCGCCCTGCTGGCCGGGATGGCCTACTTCTTCTCGCCGTGCGTCTGGCCGCTCTACCCGGCCTATCTGGCCCTACTGGGTGGCACGGCGGGGTCAACACAAGGAACTGGCCGGCCGGGGCCGGCAACCGCGCCGGGTGCCCTGCGACACCCTTCTTCCCGGCGCCTGGCCGGCGCGGCCGGGTTCGTCCTGGGGCTGGGACTGGTGTTCATGGCCACGGGGGCCAGCCTGTCGGCGGCGGGAGCCCTGCTCATCGCGTACAAAAGCGTGCTGGAGAAGGTGGCGGGGGTCCTGATCGTCTTCTTTGGCCTGCAGATGCTGGGGGTCATCCGGCTCCAGTGGCTCCAGCGCGAGTGGCGCCCGGCGTGGGCGCAGGCGCCGGCCGCCGGCGCGGGCGGATTCTGGCCCGGAACCCTGATGGGTGCGGCCTTCGGCGTGGGCTGGACACCCTGCGTGGGTCCGGTGCTGGGGTCCATCCTGCTGCTGGCTTCGTCCACGGGGACCGTTGCCCAGGGCATGCTCTTGCTTGCCGCTTTCACCGCGGGCTTTGCCGTCCCGTTTTTCACCCTGGCGGTGCTGATCGACCGCCTCCAGCCGGACCGGTTGCGCCGGGGCGGCCCCCTGCTCCGCCGGGTGGAACAGGCCAGCGGCGTGGCGCTGGTCCTGCTGGGCGTGCTGGTGCTGACGGGCCAGCTGGCCTACATCGCCTCCTGGCTCTGGTACACTCTGCAACCTTGA
- a CDS encoding alpha/beta-type small acid-soluble spore protein yields the protein MARGQQSNRHLVPGASRALDQFKYEVARELGIQIPPDGYWGDMPTRLTGAVGGHMVRRMIALAEQQLAQRGTLPPADATRGAAAPAFGTANWAAGRADAFQPAPRV from the coding sequence TTGGCTCGTGGTCAGCAGAGCAACCGGCATCTGGTCCCGGGTGCTTCACGGGCCCTGGATCAGTTCAAGTATGAGGTGGCGCGGGAGCTGGGCATCCAGATTCCTCCCGACGGGTACTGGGGTGACATGCCCACCCGGTTGACGGGTGCCGTCGGCGGCCACATGGTGCGCCGCATGATCGCCCTGGCGGAGCAGCAGCTGGCGCAGCGGGGCACCCTGCCGCCGGCCGACGCGACCCGCGGCGCCGCAGCGCCGGCCTTCGGGACGGCGAACTGGGCGGCCGGCCGGGCCGACGCCTTCCAGCCGGCCCCCCGGGTTTGA